DNA from Rosa rugosa chromosome 6, drRosRugo1.1, whole genome shotgun sequence:
TACCtcatattgaaattgaaattggctGACAATtgaaaggagaaaagaaaaatattttttttttagtacgaTCAAAATTTTCTTAGCATAACGCGATAAATTGTTGTTGGAGTTCATGTCTACCTATTTTCACGTTCTCTTTTCATTGCACAAAAAGTTTAGAAGCCGTCAACTCTCTCTCAACCTAGGTTCATGGTTTTGGTTTGTTTGCTTCTCCTTGTCAACAAGATGAGCTCTGTTGATGCCATAGCTGCTAGACTAGCCACCTCTCTTGTTATCACTGAAGGCAAGAGACAGATTGATTTGCGCCTAACACAGGGCCAAGGTTTAAGACAAGCAAATGTGTTCTTGGTGGGAAAACTTCTCACAGCCCGCGACTACAAGATCAAGTCATTCATGGGGATGTTCCACAACGCCTGGAGGATTAATGGAGCTTTGCAAGTGGAGGAAGCGGAGGAGCAGAGGATGCTTTTCACGTTGTCGGACTCTGCTGATCGAGTTCGGGTCTGGTGCGGTGCGCCATGGGGTTATAACCATGCTCCAGTGGAGTTGGCGTGGTATGATGGCATCATGCCGGTTGCAAAATTGCCCCTGACCACGGCATCCTATTGGATCACCCTCCAGGAGATCCCGCCGGCGTTCCGGTCAAAAAGAGTTATAACTATGATTGGCTACACCTTGAGGGATTTTCAGGAGATTGACAAGAATGCCAAGAAGGCCGGGAAGCTTCGATTAGGGTTGAGATCCCATTGAATAAACCATTGTTGTTCAAGCAATGGTATCTAGTGGAGGATGAAGTTGAATTTCGGTGTAAGTTCCGGTATGACAAGTTGTTTGGGTGGTGTTCCACTTGTGGCCTTGTAACTCACGTTGGACTACCGTGCTCAGGGCCGGCGCtggatgaggatgatgatgatgctgaGCGGACTGTGCTGGGGTCCCAGGGTTTGGCTCCAGAGGCGACTGGTGGTGGTATGCCAATGCAGGGGATTGTAGGGGCGTCATCTTCTAGCACCGCAAGCAACGACGGGGTTCTTACTGGTATGAGGGCAAGGGTTTCTACCCCATGCCCGTTGTTGGTTTTTAGGACTCCAGTTCCTGGTCCAGTCGGTGAGCCCTCGTTGAGTGTCTTGTTTCCGAAGCAAAAGCGGTAGGTGATGGTGCGTGACCTACAAGAAATAGTAGGAACTCTAGAGCACCTCACTGGCAAACGTCGTGGACATGAAGATGGATTGACCATATCCCCTAAGAAGTTGAAATTGAGTTTGGTTGTGGGTAAGAGAAACCTCATTCTGGATTCTGAAAACCTTGGATTGGATCCAGTCTTCCACGTAGAGTCCACTTCTGGCagcatgaagaagaagagaggacgACCTACTGGTAGTAAGAATAGGTCATCTTCTGGTGACAAGACTACGGCCTCAAAGCATGAGGAGGGCCATGCACATCACAAGTCTTCCAACAGGAAGCAGTCTGTGGGTAAACACTCCAACTCGAAAGGGAAGGAGATAgttattgtttaattttttttattggggtTGGTGTCAAATGGTTAGTGTATTAAATATGTAACTTCTTTTAGGCCACGTTTGAttcgcggaaagtaagcatcagaaaatgaaatttgttcttttcttgcgtttgggatgcaaaagaaaaggaaatcatttcctgaaagaaggaaaaataagggggaaagtggttccttccaaacttcaaatgaatcactttccCCTATTCTTTCCTtgtatttattactcacaacatattattttattacattatttacaaattttttaacaactttcctaataactttccttatgttaccaaacatcagaatggaaagtttttggaaaatttcatttcccttcccatgggaaaggcaaaggaattactttcttttccgtgaaccaaacgaggccttaatGTTACCTTAGATGTCGAACTTGACATCTTTACTGACGCTTCCTTTTGCAGGGGAAATACCTTAGAAGTACTAGCTAGGTAGACTAAATGCTAGTTGGTTGAAGTGCTTTCATATGCGAGAGCCTCACACCCTATTGTCGCCTTCATGCTAACCCCAGCCAGCATTGTCAGCAGAACTTTCATGTTTTGAATGtcaaaaaatgtttttaatacGTTTCGACCCACCGCAAATGAATGATTGAGTGATTGATTGGATCAACACATCCAACTACTAATATGCTTTTAAGTGATGCATATAATGCTCCTTCCGCTGTAACGGTTTCAAACTTCAAAGTCTAAACAACCCAAATTTGAAACTACACCACGAAGGCAAGAACTATGCTACCTTGTTACCAAATAAGTGATGCATATATTGCCGAACTTCACTTTATTGAATGATCATGAACTGGATGATTGAACTTTTGTTAAGTGATTATAAACAGTTTAATTAGTTTTTTGTTACGAACTAGGCCACTTTGCTACACGAATTATGATTGTTGAAAAACATGGTAGAATTTTTTacacaaaatggaaagaaaaaggCAAAAAAAGTCCAAACTAACTCAGCTCATAATGGCCAAGGCTCCATAGGCCAACCGGCAAAGAGAGTGGGAGGACGTTGAAAACAAGTTCATGTCTTTCCATAGGGTCCTGTAAGAGATATCTCAAGTTCTTTTAATCAAATTCAAGGCACAAACAAAATTCCATCGAGAGTACTAATTCATGGCACCTATCTCGGTTAGAAGCAATTGATTGCTATACACATGAAAGATCGAAACACAGATGCAACGGAAGCTATTTACACTccatgcaaatgcatcatctaCCCTTCACGCAAATAGGAAAGTGAGATTAGGTGACATCTTTGTTCTTTATGTGAATGGTTAATAACTAATTAGGGCGTGACATTATATAGCTGACGGAACTGTTTGTATATCAGGCCCGGACTTGAGATTTTGAGGCTTGAggcgaaaaataaaaattggcctacatttttttttatagaaaagaaaaaaaaagccaaaaaaaatatttacaaaaaaaattgaaaacaaaaataaatacataacaAAAATGAGATTCAAACCTAGTCTAGGAGTAACATAAAGGAAAGGAATACAACTTGCCAACTAAATCAATCTCATTGTTTGGTAAAAGACTTACATTTTTTTTACTTAATAATTTTATGGAAAAGACTTcaatacattaatgtactgatacatcaagtagactagttTAATATAGAGGTAGACTAGCTCGGTACAAGGATAGACTAACTCCATGCATAAATAGACTAGTCTACCCATGTACTGAGCTAGTCTACCTCTGTATTGaactagtctacttgatgtatcggtacattaatgtaccgtaaACGATCCATTTTTTAAATAtctccagaaaaaaaaatattaggcCCCGACGAGACACCGGGCCTGAGACGGCCGACTCACGGGCCTCATGTCAGGTCCGGCTTTGTGTTTGTTGGTCTGCCAAACGATAGACTTGGATTGCACAAAATTTGTAAGCGCTTGCCGCAGTATGTTAGAATTCAAAAATGGAAgtgtttattatttatttattttcaaacCAACTGgaaattttcttaaattaaACATCAAAATTAGATCAGTttcttgtaaccaaaaaaatgcTGGATCAGTTTCAAGCTCTGTAGCCAACAAACGTATAGAAGAATCCTAGGAACATGCAATTTCCCACGTATGGTTACATTTGTTGCCAAAAAGTGTGTTGCCTTTAAATCCTCTAGAAAACATAAGAAAAACATACCATCTCTAAACGCTGCACCAAAGAAGTAATATCATGCAGCAACCCTTCCGCTCCATCTCGGCAGGTCTAGAATGTGACCGCCTTGAAGTTGGTCAAATGAGATCCTTTGCGTCTGACTATGTGGTGGCATACTTCCATCCTTGCGCATATCAATGCCACTAGGAAATGACCCTCAGCCTTAGCCTCCGCCATAACACTTTCATCCACTACATATACCACACTCAAAAAGTCATCATTTTCATTCCATATAATGCAACCCGCTCCTCCAGCTAGTACTTGTAGTCCCTTTATCCATGCTCCATGAGACCATGGCAATCCACATAACCTAGTGGTGGCAATTGCCAGTAGTTAATGCTGTTTAGTTGTCTTAGCTCCTATGCTGAGCTGTAGCAACAGCGTACAGACTCGATGGTTAACCTGAGCCATCAATAAACGCACAGCTCGCAACGCTCATATATCTTCTGAGTCCTGCACTTCCAAATTCTTCATAAGCAAAGGCAATGGTAGGTATGTTTCCACATAGTTGATGACCTTGATGATGAAAGTAATTTCCCAATTCCTTCCAGCAATCTTTGAAAGTAGTACACCGTTGAATATAAAGTTGTATAAGGTATGCAAACCGGCCAGAAGACCTCTGAAAGTCTTCCTTGAAAGAAAAGATGGAGAGTTCAGTACAAGTAACCCAGAATTGGCACTCCTGCTTAGTACCCCTTCAATCAGTTTCCACTTTAGTTTAACATAGACCTTAACTTGTAAATCTTAGTGTCCTTGAAGGTATGAAGAATCTCTTGAGAAACTAGCAATATGCCGGAAACAAACCTTCCAAAATGAACCTTATGCACTTGGGTAGGACTAATTAGTTTCCTCACTTGGGGACCACAGTCTTCAGAtctaccactttaaggactagAGTGGTTAGACTACTTGCCAACTCATGAGGCAACCTACCATATGTAATGAAAGCAATCCAACACTTAGAAAACTTGTGCAAATTTTGGACCTTGCTCTTTCTGCCACTGTCGAATGAGCACATCTGAAAATCAAGTGAACTAAATGAGTGCTTGTGAAAACGAAATCAAAGCAGAATTGAAGTTGAAAACAGAAACTGTATGTGAGAATCTGAGGAAAATGAACACGTGTTGAAGTGCATACTTTTGATTCTTAAGATCGGACTTTGTATACACGGGTCGACAATGATTCTTGGCAAATGCCTGACCTGGGAAATACATCTTCAATAGAGTTCCACTACCACCCCTCTGTCAAGCCTTGGAAGAGAACTCTGGCAAGAGAAAAATATACGCATTAAGTTGAATATTAACCTCATTTGACTCTGAAAAACAGAAGACATGCAGCAAGCAAGCTAGACCTCTTTGTTAAAAAATGGAGTCCTTGATATAATTAACAAGACACTAACAGTTTGCAAGTATTTGCCTAAAGTTAGAATGAAGCTTCGGGAAAGTAAAACCACAATATTCCATATCGAAACAATGGGATTGAACACTAGCAAGCTGTAAGTGAAGTCCTTGCTTTACCAATAAAAACATGGCAGGATAAAAGAGAAATCCTTAATTTCCTCATTTGTTAAAATCAACTGATCCTCCTAAGTGTATTTAGAATTGCTAACATACCTCTTGCCAGCTTCTACAACACAACCAAGAATTCAGTATGCATGGCTCCTACATAAATGCATTTTTTATTGAGACATGCCTCATGATCAAGGTAGACATCGAACTTCCGTGAAACCAAGATGGAAAGGTAATTTAACTTCTCCACAAGGTCATTAGTAACACACAGAGGAAATAATTTTTAAAACCAAGATAATTAATTGAAAACCAGTTCCGACTGATCTAAGAAGTAGAAGCAGATAAAGCGATTATAATAGCACATAGACAGGATGTGAAATTGAGAATTCATAACAAGTCAAAGCTGAAAGATGATAGCAAATAATTGTCTGCTTTCAAACATAATACTTCTGTTCTTTAACCATCTCATAAGCTTCTAATGCTATACACCTTCTAAAAACGTTAACCAGCTTCAGCGTGCCAACTTAAAAGTTAATTGAAAATCTTGATTTCTAGCATGGAAACTCTTTATACTAAGGGTGATTTTCTTTTACCAATATCAGTTACCTGTCGGTTCTGATGTACATAGCACACGTCCACAACAAACAACTTTAAGCCCTCTCTACAGGTAATGAAAACTATTTAGGTGCAAGAAAGATAGTCTAACAAAAGGTATTTGCTTGCACTGTGAACATTGAAATCCATCAGAAGTGCTTGAAGCCTCTTTATCATCAGCAGAATCGCCATCTATCCAACAGGTGCAATGCGGACAATACCAGCTACCTTCAGGAAGCTCCTGAAGTTGAAAacacaaaacagaagaaaaaatctCCAAAACAACACATTCAACAAAAACCCTTACAACTAGGCAACACAAAAGGTTATCTAAGTTTAAAATCTAATTTCCTGGAACTACAGAAATAGAATCACATAGTTCgaaaagaaattcaaacaaaaaatcATTAACAGGATGACCTTTTTTTTGCAATTTCTCATAAcatcacaagttcacaacatagtTTTCCTagcttcaaaagttcaaaacacaAAATGTAAAGCCACCATGCATTCTGGAGGAAACAGAATTCTGTACACAAGTGAACCAAGAATAAGTTCATGTCCAAGACGTAAACTTTCAGCAGTCTAAATTGAATGCTGTCTATGAAGAAAAGTACGTACCCTCAATACTCAACCAAGTACAGCAAATATTGGAGCACACTAAATACAAAATTTATTCTATGTACATGAATTTTTGTACATAGAATAAATTTTGCTACGCAGCAGTATGTACTtgacgatgatgatgatatGCCACCATATGTGGATGTAATATTTAGTTGTTTGTGGACTCTGTTCTCCATCTGCTCACCATAACAAATCACAATGCAAGGGACAGACAATTAGAGAAGAAACTGTTTTCAGTTTCTTTAATTTCAACAAAGAATTTCAAGTTAAAGAAGTGATAATCAATTAAGTAAAATGGAAATTCTGCGAGCTCCATCAACGGATTTCACCTTCTTCCCAATCTCCAATGCGAAATTCATCCTCATCAACATCTTCAAGTTCATCCCTCTTCAAATAGATGCCCAACTTCTCAAGTGGCAACCAACGATAAACCCTGTAACAAGAATCCTGTTTGATGCCACCACTGCACAACAACTTGAGTTGTTGAAGATCTTGTAAAGGATTCTCGACTTTCAAGCGAGCAGCCTCTTCAACCCTCAAAATTTCCTTACGAGCCTGTTCCCTTAGCCGCTTGATTCGGAGCTCCTTATATTTATTCACTGCACAAGTGATAGCAGAAGCAGAACCCTTCCCTTCGTCAAGGCCGCGCTTGATTCGGTGTTCCTTATCTTTATCCACTGCAGAAGTGATAGCAGAAGCAGAACCCTTCTTTTCGTCAAGGTTTCTGGATGACCTCTTGGCCtctcttttgttgttgttgttgttgagtTGTTTAAGACTTAATGGACTCACTGGACTAATAGGAGACACAAACCTATCCAAACTAGCACAAGAAGCTTTCAAGGTTGAAGACCTAGTTTCaggaaaccctaatttccacTTAGCCTCAAAAAACTTACCAAGATTCCTGGCCATTGCACGCTGTTTAGCTCCAAGAGGGTAACACCATAACACGTTTTGGAAGGTAAGCCTGACATCGGCCACAAAGGCATCAATACTGGAGTAGTTGTCTCTCTCCAACTTGGATTTGACGGTGGACAGATCCATAGGCCTTCGAACCTCCTGAGAATCAGGGATTCGAACAGCCACAGCGCCAAGACGGTGATCAATTAGCTCCTGCAAGATGCCGCAACAAAGAAGCTTTTGGGTCTGCTCCAAACCTGTCACCGGCATCAGCTTTTGCTTCTTGGATGATGAAATCGTTGTGTCACCCACATCCTCTCTACGCCTTCTTTTAGAATCGCAACCCATAGCTGCAATTCTGAAgcgcaaaacccagaaactaagAGTGatagaagaaaacaaataaGCGAAGCGAGTGCAATTGGAGATCCCTTATGAAACGCAAGACCCACACAGTGATTTCAGAGAGTGATCTTCTTATTCTCCTCAGACTCCGAATATATAggacaaggaaaaggaaagggTCGGTTGCCAATACGGCGTCGTGCTATGTATTAGGGTCTCAAATTTAGCGCGTTTCTAAACgcgttgttttcttttattccaagaaaatgaaatgaaatcaaTTTTTTATATAATTTGCAGGATAAATCATTCTCCAAAACAAATAATAAGCATATTACTTCAACAAATAAAATGAGACATATAAAATCAAATTattaattacacaaataaaaggACCAATGTTTGTTccaaaaataacataaaatgaGAGAAATTTTAAAGAATAATCTTTTTTTGATCTTCAAATTGAATTATAGCCTGGTTTTTTGAAATAGTTGAAAAATAACCTTATGAAGCAATAAAATGTCATAATTACCCTTAATGAAAAGTTAACACTCTCCAACTCTTCTTCTTCGCAATACACGTGATTGTGAGGACCTAACCCAGATCGGACGGATCTGAACAGATTCAAGCCATTCCATGGAAGGTGAATACGGAGGTGGTGACACCAAGAGTGAAACCCAAAACATGTTCTCGAAGCTTCACCATCATAACAACCCACAATCTCATCCTCACCCCCACCACCCCCAGCAGCAACACTACCACCACCATTTCTCCAACCCATTTCAGATCACCCTAGTCCGCGAATGTCAGCCTCAaacttctgaagaagaagacacCAGCCGAACCAGCAGCGGCACAACCACCAAGCCGCTTGTTTCAGATCCCAACAACCCCACTGACGGCGACGGCGCCACCATTGAAGTCGGCCGCAGGCCCAGGGGCCGCCCTCCCGGCTCCAAGAACAAGCCCAAGCCTCCCGTCATCATAACCCGCGACACCGAGCCCGCCATGAGCCCGTACATTCTTGAAGTCCCCGGCGGAAGCGACGTCGTCGAAGTCGTCTCGAGATTCTGCTGCCGCAAGAACATCGGATAGAATGTCTATGAAAGATGCCACCAGGAACCTACACCAAATGCAAAATCCTTTTATTGGTTTTGAGATTCGTAGAGACAGAGAGAGTAGGAACAAGACCAAGGAAAAGAACAAGTGCTGCTTCTTTACTTTAAATTGCCAATAGTGATTATAAGGGAAAAGAAGATGTTTCCATGAACAAGGAAGAAAAAGATGTCAACGCCAATTGCATTACAGCATGACTAGCATAGGAATATGAGGAATAGAATATGATCAGTGATCAGTATTCCATCACGTCTATGTAATTCATCATCACTAATGCTTCATTACAAGCAATTCTAAATTAGTGAGTTCACTGAACTTTGATAAGGAGCATTATTCTATGTATACACCCTTTACATAATGCATTAGCCATTCAGCTTCATTTTCAAAAACCTATGTATCTGCAGAAGCTGTGAGTTCAACATTAACACTGAAAAGGGTTGGTCGATCTGTTATAAATTCTCGAACTTCTACCCGAATCAAAAGCTCTATTAATGACCATTCCCTAAAATTCCATATAGTCCTCAAGAGTCGAGTTCAACTACATATAATAGAATCAATAACCGAAAAATAATACACATCAAATGTGCAAAAGCGAACCTGCAGAGACTTTATACCAGCAATATCAAACATTCAGTTGTGGAGAatgtagagagagaagctccccCCTCTCTCTAGAAACAACACAACACTCTTTTAGTTTACAACACACAAACTGACTGTCCCAACCTTAACCTTATCCTCATCCCCTTCCAAGCTGTTACAGATTGAGACGAGGTGCTTCCCTGACTCTAGTGTGCAGGCTTCATTCAGATGGGATCACGACACAGGTACTTTCACTTGACTACTTGGTAGTGGTTGAATCGAAGGGATAAGCCCCTCAAAAGACTTGAGGGGAGCCGTCTGTCTCTGTGCTTTGGCCATATACCAATGGTATATGGAGCCTACAAAAGAGATAGATTCTTGTCTCTGGGAAAGGATATCACCTACCAAAGTCAATTCTGGTCCCCTTTATCTGAACTAGATACTTTACTCACTATTGTTTAGGAACCAAGcactttttaaaatttttaccCACTCCTGTGAATTAGGGCCATACCCCTCTGTAGGCCTGGCAACTGGGCGGTCACGGGCGGGTTGCGGGCGGACTTAACGGGTTAGCGGTCTTAACAGGCTCAACCCGTTATAACCCGTTATCTTAACGGGTTGAGCCCGATGGGTTCGCTGGTTatccgttggaacccgttaagaccgttaaggtttttttttttttctttaaattttaaaattctTTTCTAATCAATTACCCACTAAAACCCGTTAACAATAAATTGGCCATTGAAACCCGTTAAGACCCGCTAAcataaaaatgaaatttttttttttgcattttttttaaaCTCTTTTTCACACCCATTACCCATTAAAACTCTTTTTCATTATtgctttgaaaatcaaaaaattcaaagaaaattatTACAATTCTCATAATAGGTTAAATCCAATGTTACTTGAAACTAAAATATTACAAAATCAAAGCAAATCATTACATGAAACTAAAAAAGTCTTTCGTTGGTTTGGCTTTGTCCTTCCAATGTCAAATCCAACACATCTTCAGTAAGTAGCTCCAAATCAGTTCGGTCTTGCTCTAAATTACACAAAAGAAAGAGAggcaaattaaaataaatattcaCATGATGAAAAGATAAGAAGCTAATACAATAACCAAGTGATATAGAATTTACCTTTTTTACCGAAAATCCAATCTCGAGTACATAGCAATGCTTGAACAGTGTCAGGCAATAATGAGCTACGGTATTGATCTAGTACTCTACCAGCAGTACTAAACGCGGATTCAGATGCAACCGTAGAAATAGGAATCGTTAGCACATCACAAGCCTTATGGAAAAGTATAGGATACCGAAATTGTTCCATTTTCCACCAAGA
Protein-coding regions in this window:
- the LOC133714491 gene encoding uncharacterized protein LOC133714491 isoform X2, producing the protein MGCDSKRRRREDVGDTTISSSKKQKLMPVTGLEQTQKLLCCGILQELIDHRLGAVAVRIPDSQEVRRPMDLSTVKSKLERDNYSSIDAFVADVRLTFQNVLWCYPLGAKQRAMARNLVDKDKEHRIKRGLDEGKGSASAITCAVNKYKELRIKRLREQARKEILRVEEAARLKVENPLQDLQQLKLLCSGGIKQDSCYRVYRWLPLEKLGIYLKRDELEDVDEDEFRIGDWEEDGEQSPQTTKYYIHIWWHIIIIVKYILLRSKIYSMYKNSCT
- the LOC133714491 gene encoding uncharacterized protein LOC133714491 isoform X1, translated to MGCDSKRRRREDVGDTTISSSKKQKLMPVTGLEQTQKLLCCGILQELIDHRLGAVAVRIPDSQEVRRPMDLSTVKSKLERDNYSSIDAFVADVRLTFQNVLWCYPLGAKQRAMARNLGKFFEAKWKLGFPETRSSTLKASCASLDRFVSPISPVSPLSLKQLNNNNNKREAKRSSRNLDEKKGSASAITSAVDKDKEHRIKRGLDEGKGSASAITCAVNKYKELRIKRLREQARKEILRVEEAARLKVENPLQDLQQLKLLCSGGIKQDSCYRVYRWLPLEKLGIYLKRDELEDVDEDEFRIGDWEEDGEQSPQTTKYYIHIWWHIIIIVKYILLRSKIYSMYKNSCT